AGCGAAACTGCACGGCGTGGGTCTTCACGGTGAAGAACAAGCCCGCGCCAATGAGCATGATGATCAGGATGTAATTCGAGAGATACGAATTGATCGTTTCCACGATTGGGAGCAGCACGGCTTCCATAAGAGATGAACCTTCTTTCTTTCGCGACACCTTGCGCCACCGAGAAGGTCCTTATGTGCACCGAAGAAGCGGTTAGAGTTCACCCCGTAACCGCCATCTTTGTGTACGCTCTGTCCGTTTGCCTGAGAGATTGAGCCGTTTCCAGCCTTGCACCTTCGGCACTCATAAAGAGATTCTCCAGAGTTTCCTCGACCTTCGGTTTCTTGCGATTCCAAAGGCTTCACCGGAAAGATGGTGAGGTCACTATAGACTATCGCACGCTAAAGTACAACGAGAATTTTCGAAAATAAGGAAAGCCTGACAAAGCAGGGGCTCCAATGCGCGGCCGGCAAGCGCCACGCAACACCCCGAGTGCTATAATCACGCCTGTATTCACACGATTGACCTGGGAAGAAACGAGGTTGCTATGCCCACCAGAGAACAACGCCAGCAAGAAGCAGCCAAGCACATAGCATTCGTGAAGACGGTCTTCGGCAGCGAGACGAAGGAAAGTATCGCCAACGCCGTGGTGTACGAAGACGGCGAAGGACGCGAGCTCGAATTGCCCGAGCCCGCATTCGAATCCACCGCGACGCGCGTAAGCAGCGCCTTCCCCGCAACAGTCGTGTTCGACTCGCAGAGCAAGACGGGCGTTATCGACGCATGCTCGTTCACGCGTCCGGGCGGCAACTACGAAGACGGCGCCTTCGGCCCCGAGCAAGCGCTTTGCGCCGATAGCAACCTCTACCCCATTCTGCAGGGGTGTAAGAAGACGTTCTTCGACGGCAACCGCGGCTACGAATGCAGCATGCTCTTCACCGACCGCGCGCTGTTCCTGCCCGACGTGATGTTCGTGCGCAACGGCGTCATGAAGAAGGCATCGGTCGTGGCCATTGCGGCACCCAACCGCACGCGCGCCCTGGAAAACCACCGTTCAGAACGCGAATGCGATGCCAACCTGGCCAATCGCATCGAAGCGCAGCTGCGCATAGCCGCTGCACAGGGCATTGAGACCCTCGTGTGCGGGGCGTTCGGATGCGGCTCGTACGGCAACGACCCGGCATTCGTGGCGCAAACTTATCGCACGTGGATCGACGCGCATCCGGGCGCGTTCAAGGAAGTAGTATTCGCCGTTCCGCGCTCGGCTATCGAGGCATTCGAAGCAGCATTCGGGGCACCTCAACCCGCAGAAGAAGAGCCGCAAGCCGCCACGGAGGAAGAGGAACGCGACACGGAAGACTGGCGCACCATCGACCTGCCCGAAGGCATTACCCTCCGCTAGCTCAGCGCGCAACTAAACAGCAAAGCGGTCTCCATGGAGGAGGCCGCTTTTTGTATATCGCCCCACGCGCATGGAACGGCAAGAAGCGATTATTCGGACCCCTGGGGCAGCTGCCCCGTCCAGCCCGGCAAGCCAAACGTGGAATGTGGCACAGCGCCCGTCCATTCGCACACGCGCGCAACCATGCCCTGCACGTCGAGCACGCCATAGGCAAAGCCCTTGCGAATGAGCTCGTCGGGCACGTACGTGTCGTACTTTTCAAATACCGGCACTTCCCCGCCATACAGCAGGTCCATAGGCGAAAAGCCCGCGCTTACATGGCGCGCCAGCACCTGCCAGAATTCCTCTTCCGAAGCATCCATGCGGAACTGCAAGAAATAGGGACGCGAGGAATCGAGGCCCTTCAAATGCAACTCGTCGGCGCAAATGCGCTTCAGAAAGCGTTCGAGCGCCAGGAACGCATAGCTGCCCAGCCAGGGGAAGAGCCCCCACATGTTGCCGCCCAGGTTCACAAGCGGATGCTCGAGCATGCCAGCGGCATGAGCCGTGGCGCGCGCTTGACGCAAACGGGCCTGGGCATTCCCCATGACGTAGGGATACATGGCATCCTCCTGGAGCACTTGGCGCATGCGCTCCAGGATGCGCGTGTGAATATCGCCCGGGCATTCCCCGAAGTACGCGGGAACCTGCCCCTTCACGAGCGTGCAATACACCAGGTGGCGATGATGGTCGACTTCTTCCACCAGCCACGTGCGCCCCGCAATGGCAATCTTCTCTCCCATGGGCGGCGGCTGCACGATGGTGCCCAGCTCTTGCGATTCACTGCGCACGGTGTATTCCTCGCTTTCCTGGAATACGCCGTAGAATCGGAAGTTGTTCACCACGCGCTCGCCCGCCAACCCCACGATAAGGCCGCCCAGTTCGGTAACTTGTACCTGGTCGGTTTCCACCAAATGACGCAGCAAGACGCGATAGTCTTCGGCGGAAACGTTGCGAAACGGAGAGAGCGTAAGCACGCGACCCGCCAGTTCGGCGGGCGTCATTTCCCCACCCGAAGCAAGCGTGGAAAGCGTTTGATGGTAGAGCAGGCTGAAGGGCAGCGCATGGGGACGCGGAGGCTCCACCCAGCGTTCTTCCAGGTACAGTTGAACGAGGGCGATGCCCTGCAGCAATTTCCACGGAATGGTTTCGCCCAGCAGCGCACGAGGCTCGGGGCGGTCTTCGCGCATGACGAACCACATTTCGCTGGGCTGTCCCCGGCGGCCGGTACGGCCCATACGCTGCAAGAACGCCGACACGGTAAACGGGGCGTCGATCTGAAAGGCACGTTCCAGCCGCCCGATGTCAATACCCAGCTCGAGCGTGGCGGTGGTAACGGTGGTGAGCTGCAGGCTCTCGTCGCGCATGGCATCTTCTGCCGTTTCCCGATACGACGTAGACAGGTTGCCATGGTGGATGAGGAAACGGTCGGGCTCGCCTTGGGCCTCGCAATACGAGCGCAGCGTAGTAGTGACCGCTTCGGCTTCCTCGCGAGAATTCGCGAAGACCAGGCATTTGCGCCCGCGCGTATGCTCGAACACGTAGCCAACGCCCGGATCTGCCGCAGCGGGGGCAACGTCGGAAGGAGCCTCGAACACATAGCCCGCAGCCTGGGCAGCGGGAGCACTGGAAACAGCAAGGTGAGCCTGGTCGCCCGATGGCAGTTCCAGGTCGAATGCAGGAGCCATGGAAATGTCGGAGCCCGCCACATCGTCGTCGACCGCCTGGCGGTCGCTCGTATAGAAGTGTTCCATGGAAAGCCGCCAGCGTTGCCCCTGGTCGCTAATGCGCGGAACCACCGTATCGCGACCTG
This genomic stretch from Denitrobacterium detoxificans harbors:
- a CDS encoding DEAD/DEAH box helicase, whose protein sequence is MDAFSRYAPFIQDFIYRNGWDSLRGVQVAAADAIFNTDQNVLLAASTASGKTEAAFFPMLTLLQEQPSSSVGIIYIAPLKALINDQFGRLNELCEEAGIPVWRWHGDVSSSRKAKLLKHPGGVLQITPESLESLLLRKHNAIPHLFGDVRFVVIDEIHSLMRGDRGGQTMCLVERLARTAGVQPRRIGLSATVGDLQQAGRFLAAGSGRDTVVPRISDQGQRWRLSMEHFYTSDRQAVDDDVAGSDISMAPAFDLELPSGDQAHLAVSSAPAAQAAGYVFEAPSDVAPAAADPGVGYVFEHTRGRKCLVFANSREEAEAVTTTLRSYCEAQGEPDRFLIHHGNLSTSYRETAEDAMRDESLQLTTVTTATLELGIDIGRLERAFQIDAPFTVSAFLQRMGRTGRRGQPSEMWFVMREDRPEPRALLGETIPWKLLQGIALVQLYLEERWVEPPRPHALPFSLLYHQTLSTLASGGEMTPAELAGRVLTLSPFRNVSAEDYRVLLRHLVETDQVQVTELGGLIVGLAGERVVNNFRFYGVFQESEEYTVRSESQELGTIVQPPPMGEKIAIAGRTWLVEEVDHHRHLVYCTLVKGQVPAYFGECPGDIHTRILERMRQVLQEDAMYPYVMGNAQARLRQARATAHAAGMLEHPLVNLGGNMWGLFPWLGSYAFLALERFLKRICADELHLKGLDSSRPYFLQFRMDASEEEFWQVLARHVSAGFSPMDLLYGGEVPVFEKYDTYVPDELIRKGFAYGVLDVQGMVARVCEWTGAVPHSTFGLPGWTGQLPQGSE
- a CDS encoding TIGR02452 family protein; translation: MPTREQRQQEAAKHIAFVKTVFGSETKESIANAVVYEDGEGRELELPEPAFESTATRVSSAFPATVVFDSQSKTGVIDACSFTRPGGNYEDGAFGPEQALCADSNLYPILQGCKKTFFDGNRGYECSMLFTDRALFLPDVMFVRNGVMKKASVVAIAAPNRTRALENHRSERECDANLANRIEAQLRIAAAQGIETLVCGAFGCGSYGNDPAFVAQTYRTWIDAHPGAFKEVVFAVPRSAIEAFEAAFGAPQPAEEEPQAATEEEERDTEDWRTIDLPEGITLR